A genomic region of Candidatus Methylomirabilota bacterium contains the following coding sequences:
- the yidD gene encoding membrane protein insertion efficiency factor YidD, translating to MSAGARLAVQAITAYQRVLSPMLGSHCRFAPSCSEYARLAVLRHGAIRGTALALGRLLRCHPFHPGGYDPPPAR from the coding sequence GTGAGCGCGGGGGCCCGCCTCGCGGTCCAGGCCATCACGGCCTACCAGCGCGTGCTGTCTCCCATGCTGGGCAGCCACTGCCGCTTCGCCCCGAGCTGCTCGGAATACGCCCGCCTGGCCGTGCTTCGCCACGGAGCGATCCGCGGGACCGCGCTGGCGCTGGGCCGGCTGCTCCGCTGTCATCCGTTTCATCCCGGTGGGTACGACCCGCCTCCGGCGCGGTGA